From one Leishmania panamensis strain MHOM/PA/94/PSC-1 chromosome 9 sequence genomic stretch:
- a CDS encoding hypothetical protein (TriTrypDB/GeneDB-style sysID: LpmP.09.1110) gives MSASSVASLLRASPLYLYSRRSLLLLLPTRPPTPAATTSTLSVASNCSQAPSPSHQYRLVHAVSFNLHRTMFLFRHSAEPKENDEAHHDPVDNAIKQEETALAAPDEHKASAEMAGNDALHEVSSSADSYESPESARNPSREGTVPPPDLGDMMEHPYQHHEDDVEADVAAAVPATSAPMPANGISTLPMPRTYNAAPPTAVNGNGVQRHDNHSYNSRGAAPSPRSTSGISRGRSYSLSGLSAAELADVYDQQYRRCSSVVRSARSLVARRASSVNGVVGVMDGFGTSASSRGSPMTEEECIAVERMMENEYRRQEVAERMTQYALARESIIVKEELAREKATYMRRMHMDAELHARLEKSGRNRQERMAAAAQRRQEHEQERLRILYDSMAEKDSRYHFHNPYAMMAAQRRYSVEVRHSVSITPQRRASSPFTIKRNGNSLTSPRTNEEVTNGNTDDRRTSSPVTRARSTNPRIDQSKPLKCLPLDAWKVPEQPRKKSPKRDSSTARRALSPKAWRAAVVPDHPRHWH, from the coding sequence ATGTCAGCTTCTTCAGTTGCTTCCTTGCTACGTGCATCTCCACTCTACCTTTATtctcgccgctctctcctcctcctcctgcccacCCGCCCGCCGACACCTGCAGCTACCACCAGTACTCTTTCTGTTGCATCAAACTGCTCTCAGGCCCCATCGCCATCACATCAGTATCGTCTTGTCCACGCCGTCTCCTTCAACCTTCACCGCACAatgtttctctttcgccaCAGCGCCGAGCCGAAGGAAAATGACGAGGCGCACCACGACCCGGTCGACAACGCGATAAAGCAAGAAGAAACcgctctcgctgcacctGACGAGCACAAAGCCTCAGCGGAGATGGCCGGCAACGACGCCTTGCATGAAGTTTCTAGCTCGGCGGACTCGTACGAGTCCCCGGAGAGCGCACGGAACCCCTCGCGCGAAGGTacagtgccgccgcccgaTCTGGGTGATATGATGGAACACCCGTATCAGCACCACGAAGACGATGTGGAGGCAGATGTGGCAGCCGCTGTCCCGGCTACCTCAGCACCAATGCCAGCCAACGGCATCTCGACACTTCCGATGCCGCGCACCTACAACGCCGCCCCTCCGACTGCGGTGAACGGGAACGGCGTGCAGCGTCATGACAACCACTCGTACAACTcacgtggtgcagcgccgtcgccgcgctcGACCAGCGGCATCAGTCGTGGTCGCTCCTACTCGCTCAGCGGTCTCAGCGCCGCTGAGCTGGCGGATGTGTACGATCAGCAATACCGTCGCTGCTCATCTGTCGTCAGGTCCGCCCGCTCCCTCGTGGCACGGCGGGCCAGCTCTGTGAACGGCGTGGTCGGCGTCATGGATGGCTTCGGCACGTCggccagcagccgcggcagccccaTGACCGAAGAGGAGTGCATCGCAGTGGAACGAATGATGGAGAACGAGTACCGCCGACAGGAGGTGGCAGAGCGCATGACGCAGTACGCGCTCGCGCGTGAGTCCATCATTGTCAAGGAGGAGCTCGCTCGCGAGAAGGCCACGTACATGCGGCGCATGCACATGGATGCAGAACTGCACGCGCGACTGGAGAAGAGCGGCCGCAACCGACAGGAACGcatggccgccgcggcgcaacGTCGACAGGAACATGAGCAGGAGCGGCTTCGTATTCTCTACGACTCGATGGCGGAGAAAGACTCTCGCTACCACTTTCACAATCCGTACGCGATGatggctgcgcagcgccgctacaGCGTCGAGGTGCGTCACTCCGTCTCGATCAccccgcagcggcgggcCTCCTCACCGTTCACAATAAAGAGAAATGGGAACTCCCTGACGAGCCCCCGCACGAACGAGGAGGTGACAAACGGTAATACGGACGACCGCCGCACCTCGTCTCCAGTCACAAGGGCTCGTAGCACTAACCCGCGTATCGACCAGTCGAAGCCACTCAAGTGCCTGCCGCTCGATGCCTGGAAGGTTCCAGAGCAGCCGCGTAAGAAGTCACCCAAGAGAGACAGCTCCACTGCTCGCCGGGCTCTGTCGCCAAAGGCCTggcgtgctgcggtggtgcccGATCACCCGCGCCACTGGCACTAA
- a CDS encoding hypothetical protein (TriTrypDB/GeneDB-style sysID: LpmP.09.1100), which produces MAAIPTNTAAAMSSGKGGKSSLQARSPSGSPLPNVELDETTIALIKENEQMLQAITALQHELDKQQGRLNDAEEARMSLADEVAELRSQLGLATSEVTTSTGKVLNYKTAFTDLQHAFDQLKKDSDATKEKLEEATKRERLLMQNASNTARQQSHLKESFDLVTLALKMPNSFLVSIQRIMEKLNDPALRPADRQRKLRDDIDRLQAQVAAYKPDVSAAAALVDGVPNVDIPIRQCAYAFLAVVMTLLKNEVDK; this is translated from the coding sequence ATGGCAGCGATCCCGACCaacacggcagcagcgatgtcATCGGGAAAGGGCGGGAAATCTTCTCTCCAGGCCCGTAGCCCGTCTGGTAGTCCGTTGCCGAACGTCGAACTGGACGAAACCACCATCGCCCTCATCAAGGAGAATGAACAGATGCTCCAGGCCAtcacggcgctgcagcacgaacTTGACAAACAGCAGGGGCGTCTCAAcgacgccgaggaggcgcggaTGAGCCTCGCCGACGAGGTTGCcgagctgcgcagccagCTGGGTCTGGCAACGAGCGAGGTAACAACATCGACAGGCAAGGTGCTCAACTACAAGACGGCCTTCACCGACCTGCAGCACGCATTTGATCAGCTCAAGAAGGACTCGGACGCCACGAAGGAGAAGCTCGAAGAGGCTACGAAGCGGGAACGGCTGCTTATGCAAAACGCCTCCAAcacggcgcggcagcagagtcACCTGAAGGAGTCATTTGACTTGGTGACGCTCGCCCTGAAGATGCCGAACTCCTTCCTCGTCTCCATTCAGCGAATAATGGAGAAGTTGAATGATCCGGCGCTGCGCCCGGCAGACCGGCAGCGCAAGCTGAGGGACGACATTGACCGACTCCAGGCGCAGGTGGCAGCGTACAAGCCAGACGTatcagcggctgcggcgctggtAGACGGTGTGCCGAACGTGGACATTCCAATCCGGCAGTGCGCATACGCCTTCTTGGCTGTGGTcatgacgctgctgaagaaCGAAGTAGACAAGTAG
- a CDS encoding hypothetical protein (TriTrypDB/GeneDB-style sysID: LpmP.09.1140): MYMRVCGGGVGVSVMCLTTCSRAPIRASAPSSLLPHSPSFSLSPIANSGAPHSERYGEVCLSEQQKKEEVKMAAANSRVFFDVNFISFHDDNLPGTAITDPKNPTSFVLTTGGFPQEVILQTRASSAKISKLSVTLNDAKDILVERCCGETPTAFEVIAERTLARGSVVGSNSSTGAEAAAGSVGGPQTETFDLDPEGAGRDIRFIRLTIQSGYCEFVAVYSIDAWGEESQQRIAVLQSKPEIVM; this comes from the coding sequence ATgtacatgcgtgtgtgtgggggaggtgtgggtgtatcGGTGATGTGTTTGACCACATGCAGCCGTGCTCCTATCCGTGCCTcagctccctcctccctcctccctcactccccctccttctctctctctcctatcGCAAATTCCGGCGCTCCGCACAGTGAGCGATACGGCGAGGTCTGCCTCAGCgaacaacagaaaaaggAAGAGGTGAAAATGGCAGCCGCCAACTCACGCGTGTTCTTTGATGTGAACTTCATTTCCTTTCACGACGACAACCTCCCTGGCACTGCCATCACCGACCCCAAGAACCCCACGTCGTTTGTGCTCACCACGGGGGGGTTCCCGCAGGAGGTGATTCTGCAGAcacgcgcctcctcggcgaAGATCTCGAAGCTATCCGTCACCCTGAATGACGCGAAGGATATTCTGGTTGAAAGGTGCTGCGGGGAGACGCCGACGGCGTTTGAGGTCATCGCAGAGCGCACCCTTGCTCGCGGCTCTGTCGTGGGCAGCAATAGCAGCACCggagcagaggcggcggccggtAGCGTTGGCGGTCCGCAGACAGAGACGTTCGACTTAGACCCCGAAGGCGCGGGACGTGACATCCGCTTTATCCGGCTCACCATTCAATCCGGCTACTGCGAGTTCGTCGCAGTCTACAGCATTGATGCGTGGGGAGAGGAGTCCCAGCAGCGGATTGCCGTGCTTCAGAGCAAGCCTGAGATCGTGATGTAG
- the MRP2 gene encoding mitochondrial RNA binding protein 2 (TriTrypDB/GeneDB-style sysID: LpmP.09.1120), whose amino-acid sequence MLRRLPTGWALRNGAGVTTMAVAGGLSANPSTFACKAPLLQPARWASSDAAAPTPVIPQRHNSRSSSVQGQRGRRDDLPPAFDVVHWDDANITAGHLLRVAYRDGFIVLDYHRQRSATSALREDGSRAVNPNRAERVVTVTLPPVYAARFLGVLEERMSKLEVQSRFTKASFLPNTAKGKHHYTLHCTSMKPTTGQIQTADGADVHEETVEWTVEFNAAESLMLHRFLTQALHYNTGFSRKV is encoded by the coding sequence ATGCTTCGTCGTCTCCCCACTGGGTGGGCGCTGCGTAACGGCGCTGGCGTCACTACCATGGCCGTCGCTGGCGGCCTCTCCGCCAACCCGAGCACCTTTGCCTGTAAGGCACCCCTTCTACAGCCGGCGCGCTGGGCCTCCTccgacgctgcggcgcccACGCCCGTCATTCCACAGCGCCATAACAgtagaagcagcagcgtgcaggGCCAGCGCGGGAGGCGTGACGACCTGCCGCCGGCCTTCGACGTTGTGCACTGGGACGATGCGAACATCACTGCAGGCCACCTGCTGCGTGTGGCGTACCGCGATGGCTTTATCGTTCTGGATTACCACCGGCAGCGTAGCGCCACCTCTGCACTTCGTGAAGATGGCAGCCGCGCAGTAAACCCGAACCGCGCGGAGAGGGTGGTGACAGTGACCCTGCCGCCTGTGTACGCGGCGCGCTTTCTCggggtgctggaggagcgcatgAGCAAGCTCGAGGTGCAGTCGCGTTTCACAAAGGCCTCTTTTCTCCCGAATACAGCGAAAGGAAAGCACCACTACACCCTTCACTGCACATCGATGAAGCCAACCACTGGCCAGATCCAGACAGCAGACGGCGCCGACGTGCATGAGGAGACGGTGGAGTGGACGGTAGAGTTTAACGCGGCGGAGTCCCTCATGCTGCACCGCTTTCTCACCCAAGCCCTTCATTACAACACGGGCTTTTCCCGCAAGGTGTAG
- a CDS encoding mitochondrial import inner membrane translocase subunit tim17, putative (TriTrypDB/GeneDB-style sysID: LpmP.09.1130): protein MHCRRARSPSSLAPLFSLMFFLRLLGLSIHPPHRHHHSVITDLTAHRRCTMPTCIGVRCTRTASIVTCVGRKAHTNPPRTEMTSILDPRQPIEPLQRAMMVAKDSTLATAMLNVFGGYIMGFGFSLFGSMISAETSTQAMGTADFFRHSLRSAHRLAGSFAFFGFLFGGIEVALEKRRGRKDQWNPTIAGAIIGGGYGWRSYKYPGLAAGIVGGAAFSLVFEKMLDAMGMAQH, encoded by the coding sequence ATGCACTGCagacgcgcgcgctctccttcctctttggCTCCCCTATTCTCTCTCATGTTCTTTCTGCGTCTTCTCGGTCTCTCCATCCATCcacctcaccgccaccaccactccgtCATTACCGACCTCACCGCCCATCGGCGATGTACGATGCCAACGTGCATCGGAGTccggtgcacacgcacggcaTCCATCGTTACCTGCGTTGGGCGAAAGGCCCACACAAACCCACCACGAACAGAAATGACATCTATTTTGGATCCAAGGCAGCCCATTGAGCCCCTCCAGCGGGCGATGATGGTGGCCAAAGACAGCACACTGGCTACAGCAATGTTGAACGTCTTTGGCGGCTATATCATGGGCTTCGGTTTCTCGCTCTTCGGCTCTATGATCTCGGCTGAGACAAGCACGCAGGCGATGGGAACGGCAGACTTCTTCCGGCATAGCCTGCGCAGCGCTCACCGTCTCGCCGGCAGTTTCGCCTTCTTCGGTTTCTTGTTTGGCGGCATTGAGGTGGCGTTAGAGAAGCGCCGCGGCCGCAAGGACCAGTGGAACCCGACTATTGCAGGCGCTATCATTGGTGGCGGGTATGGGTGGCGCTCGTACAAGTACCCCGGCCTGGCTGCCGGCATCGTGGGCGGCGCGGCCTTTTCTTTGGTGTTTGAGAAGATGTTGGATGCAATGGGCATGGCCCAGCACTAA